Proteins from one Arthrobacter sp. Soc17.1.1.1 genomic window:
- a CDS encoding DUF1684 domain-containing protein, giving the protein MTALTTALATADWRRRVFGLYDDVRERAASDSPEAAHALWRRGRDELFRTHPASALGEHAKASFPGLAVAPYDPAYRFEALLDDEGAGEEMDVATGTDGVVPFRRLGTLVLSGLGTLALWRLGSYGGGLFLPLRDGTAGRAGGTYGGGRYVLDTIKGAHLGEGRAPGSLVVDLNFAYNPSCAYDEQWACPLPGPGNRLVADVPVGELYREY; this is encoded by the coding sequence ATGACGGCGCTCACCACCGCACTGGCCACTGCCGACTGGCGCCGGCGCGTCTTCGGCCTGTACGACGACGTGCGCGAGCGCGCCGCGTCCGACTCGCCCGAGGCCGCGCACGCCCTGTGGCGGAGGGGCCGCGACGAGCTCTTCCGCACCCACCCGGCCTCGGCCCTCGGGGAGCACGCGAAGGCGTCCTTCCCCGGGCTCGCCGTCGCCCCCTACGATCCGGCGTACCGCTTCGAGGCCCTGCTCGACGACGAGGGCGCGGGCGAGGAGATGGACGTGGCGACCGGCACCGACGGCGTGGTGCCGTTCCGGCGCCTCGGCACCCTGGTGTTGTCCGGGCTCGGGACCCTGGCACTGTGGAGGCTCGGCTCCTACGGCGGGGGCCTGTTCCTGCCCCTCCGGGACGGTACGGCGGGCAGGGCGGGCGGCACGTACGGGGGCGGGCGGTACGTCCTCGACACCATCAAGGGCGCCCACCTCGGGGAGGGCCGGGCTCCCGGCAGCCTCGTGGTGGACCTCAACTTCGCGTACAACCCGTCCTGCGCCTACGACGAGCAGTGGGCGTGCCCGCTGCCGGGTCCCGGCAACCGCCTCGTGGCCGATGTCCCCGTCGGCGAGCTCTACCGCGAGTACTGA
- a CDS encoding sulfite exporter TauE/SafE family protein produces the protein MTLGIFCIVLASILVGAVAQRIAGLGFALLIAPFLVIILGPHAGVLLVNICGVVSSAIIVGRVWKDIDWSMFRWLVLPSLLGSVPGSFLAVAVPSAPLSVTVGAVVLVALTISLVLQRSDVVVRGNAPKAVAGFTAGLTNSMAGVGGPAVSAYAVLSRWPQRAFAATLQPFFVCIGIVTLVLKLVLDPSQAPVLAAWMWVAIGLAIIAGIYAGEKLGRFVRDDQARLFVIVIAFVGAALAVVKGVLDLSA, from the coding sequence GTGACTCTCGGCATCTTCTGCATCGTGCTGGCCTCCATCCTCGTGGGGGCCGTGGCACAGCGTATCGCCGGCCTCGGGTTCGCCCTGCTGATCGCACCGTTCCTCGTGATCATCCTCGGACCGCACGCCGGCGTACTCCTCGTCAACATCTGCGGCGTGGTGTCCTCGGCCATCATCGTGGGCCGGGTATGGAAGGACATCGACTGGAGCATGTTCCGCTGGCTCGTGCTGCCCTCGCTGCTCGGCTCCGTCCCCGGGTCGTTCCTGGCCGTCGCCGTCCCCTCGGCGCCCCTGTCGGTCACGGTCGGCGCCGTGGTGCTCGTCGCCCTCACCATCTCCCTCGTGCTGCAGCGGTCCGACGTCGTGGTGCGCGGCAATGCGCCGAAGGCCGTCGCGGGGTTCACCGCCGGCCTCACGAACTCGATGGCCGGTGTGGGTGGCCCGGCCGTGAGCGCGTACGCCGTGCTCTCGCGCTGGCCGCAGCGCGCGTTCGCCGCGACGCTCCAGCCGTTCTTCGTCTGCATCGGCATCGTGACGCTGGTGCTCAAGCTGGTGCTGGACCCGTCCCAGGCGCCGGTCCTCGCGGCGTGGATGTGGGTCGCGATCGGGCTGGCCATCATCGCCGGTATCTACGCGGGGGAGAAGCTCGGACGGTTCGTCCGCGACGACCAGGCGCGGCTGTTCGTCATCGTCATCGCGTTCGTCGGGGCGGCCCTCGCCGTCGTCAAGGGTGTGCTCGACCTCTCCGCGTGA
- a CDS encoding cell division protein PerM, whose translation MKLPTRPRALPMPLWLQGVFELGQAALISALLVLLPVAAVWLTGGFADRTPESAARLAGQGWLVMHGVPLSLGPGLLHAVPLGLILVPLLLAWRAGRRLARASYTDQLWQALLGALLTYALIGAAVAHFSVTADASASVVAGALIPPVSAGIGLITGAYREAGAWSRLVGVDFAAWVSRTSQHSRWAGSYAWSVLRSGFLAVMVALSLSAALLAVAVGLNWAGIAAIYERIDGGIAGASVVTLLQLGFLPNLAVWTMTWSTGAGFALGTGSSLTPLASTVGPLPALPILGALPAGTLEYGYAALAIPVLAGLLAGWWFFREGENHFDEWLVLHSPHRWLTSTASTLALALLIGITAGIAGAGVALVSRASLGVGRFTDLGPDPLAVGLWLAVEVAVGAVLGHAVGPLLEREPRRR comes from the coding sequence ATGAAACTCCCCACCAGACCCCGTGCCCTTCCCATGCCCCTGTGGCTGCAGGGGGTGTTCGAACTCGGCCAGGCGGCCCTGATCTCGGCGCTGCTCGTCCTCCTGCCGGTCGCCGCGGTCTGGCTCACCGGCGGGTTCGCCGACCGGACGCCGGAGTCCGCCGCACGGCTGGCCGGGCAGGGGTGGCTCGTCATGCACGGCGTGCCGCTCTCGCTGGGTCCGGGGCTCCTCCACGCGGTGCCGCTCGGGCTGATCCTCGTGCCCCTGCTCCTCGCCTGGCGGGCGGGTCGCCGCCTCGCCCGGGCCTCGTACACCGATCAGCTGTGGCAGGCACTGCTCGGGGCGCTGCTGACCTACGCGCTGATCGGCGCGGCCGTCGCGCACTTCTCGGTCACCGCCGACGCGTCGGCGTCCGTGGTGGCCGGGGCGCTGATCCCGCCGGTGTCCGCCGGGATCGGCCTCATCACGGGCGCCTACCGGGAGGCGGGGGCGTGGAGCCGGCTCGTCGGCGTCGACTTCGCCGCCTGGGTGAGCCGCACCAGCCAGCACTCCCGCTGGGCGGGCTCCTACGCGTGGTCCGTCCTCCGCTCGGGCTTCCTGGCGGTCATGGTGGCCCTGAGCCTCTCGGCCGCGCTGCTCGCCGTGGCCGTCGGGCTGAACTGGGCGGGTATCGCCGCCATCTACGAGCGGATCGACGGCGGGATCGCCGGGGCGTCCGTGGTGACCCTGCTCCAGCTCGGGTTCCTGCCCAACCTGGCCGTGTGGACCATGACCTGGTCCACAGGGGCCGGCTTCGCGCTCGGTACCGGCAGCTCCCTCACACCGCTCGCCAGCACCGTGGGTCCCCTGCCCGCGCTGCCGATCCTCGGAGCCCTGCCCGCCGGTACGCTCGAGTACGGCTACGCGGCGCTGGCCATCCCCGTCCTCGCGGGTCTCCTCGCCGGGTGGTGGTTCTTCCGCGAGGGCGAGAACCACTTCGACGAGTGGCTCGTCCTCCACAGCCCCCACCGGTGGCTGACCTCGACGGCGTCCACCCTGGCGCTCGCGCTGCTCATCGGCATCACGGCCGGGATCGCCGGCGCGGGAGTGGCCCTCGTCTCGCGGGCCTCGCTCGGCGTCGGCCGCTTCACGGACCTCGGTCCGGACCCGCTCGCGGTGGGCCTGTGGCTGGCCGTCGAGGTGGCGGTCGGAGCAGTACTCGGCCACGCCGTCGGGCCCCTGCTGGAGCGCGAGCCGCGCCGCCGCTAG
- the purN gene encoding phosphoribosylglycinamide formyltransferase has translation MRIVVLVSGSGSNLQAVIDAVADGTLNITLAAVGADRPGTGGVQRAAEAGIATFEVDFRRYPDRAAWNRALTDAVAAHEPDYVVSSGFMRIVDQHFLDRFPDRYLNTHPALLPSFPGAHGVRDALAYGVKVTGCTIMIADAGVDTGPILAQAPVAVLPDDTEATLHERIKVEERRLLIETLAGLAASDAASATSAARSDAGAGA, from the coding sequence ATGCGCATAGTAGTCCTCGTCTCCGGCAGCGGTTCCAACCTCCAGGCCGTGATCGACGCCGTCGCCGACGGCACCCTGAACATCACGCTCGCGGCCGTGGGCGCGGACCGGCCCGGCACCGGCGGCGTGCAGCGGGCGGCCGAGGCGGGCATCGCGACCTTCGAGGTCGACTTCCGCCGGTACCCCGACCGGGCCGCGTGGAACCGGGCACTCACCGACGCCGTCGCTGCCCACGAGCCCGACTACGTGGTGTCCTCGGGCTTCATGCGGATCGTCGACCAGCACTTCCTGGACCGGTTCCCCGACCGCTACCTGAACACGCACCCGGCCCTGCTGCCCAGCTTCCCGGGGGCCCACGGCGTCCGTGACGCCCTCGCCTACGGCGTCAAGGTCACGGGCTGCACGATCATGATCGCTGACGCCGGCGTGGACACCGGGCCCATCCTCGCCCAGGCGCCGGTCGCCGTCCTGCCCGACGACACGGAGGCCACCTTGCACGAGCGCATCAAGGTCGAGGAGCGCAGGCTCCTGATCGAGACCCTCGCGGGGCTCGCCGCGTCCGATGCCGCGTCCGCCACGTCCGCGGCCAGGTCCGACGCCGGGGCGGGCGCCTGA
- the corA gene encoding magnesium/cobalt transporter CorA, producing the protein MPLVANAVYVDGKKRINPETLDQTFEIMRDSGGMGWIGLYRPDREEISAVEAEFGLHPLAVEDATNGHQRAKLERYEDTLFLVLRPARYLDAEEKVEFGELHIFVGQDFVVTIRHAESPDLGIVRRRLEADPALLGTGPQAVLYALLDQVVDEYGPVVQGLENDIDEIENELFGGAPDVSRRIYELHREVIEFQRAAQPLDAMMDGLLRGSEKYEMDAELTRNLRDVQDHVIRVVERIATFRTLLQNALTVHSTLVAQRQNEEMTRMTETSLTQGEEVKRISSWAAILFAPTLIASIYGMNFDVMPELHWQLGYPFALVLMVGMGVGLYWAFKRNHWL; encoded by the coding sequence ATGCCCCTGGTCGCGAACGCCGTCTACGTCGACGGGAAGAAGCGCATCAACCCGGAGACCCTGGACCAGACGTTCGAGATCATGCGGGACAGCGGCGGCATGGGCTGGATCGGCCTGTACCGGCCGGACCGCGAGGAGATCAGCGCCGTCGAGGCCGAGTTCGGCCTCCACCCACTCGCCGTCGAAGACGCCACCAACGGCCACCAGCGCGCCAAGCTCGAACGCTACGAGGACACCCTCTTCCTCGTGCTGCGGCCGGCCCGGTACCTCGACGCCGAGGAGAAGGTCGAGTTCGGTGAGCTGCACATCTTCGTCGGGCAGGACTTCGTGGTGACCATCCGGCATGCGGAGTCGCCCGACCTCGGCATCGTGCGGCGCCGGCTCGAGGCCGACCCCGCGCTGCTGGGCACCGGGCCGCAGGCCGTGCTCTACGCGCTGCTGGACCAGGTGGTGGACGAGTACGGGCCCGTGGTGCAGGGACTCGAGAACGACATCGACGAGATCGAGAACGAGCTGTTCGGGGGAGCACCCGACGTCTCACGCCGGATCTACGAGCTTCACCGCGAGGTCATCGAGTTCCAGCGGGCCGCGCAGCCCCTCGACGCCATGATGGACGGGCTCCTGCGGGGCTCGGAGAAGTACGAGATGGACGCCGAACTCACGCGGAACCTGCGCGACGTGCAGGACCACGTGATCCGCGTCGTCGAACGCATCGCCACGTTCCGTACGCTGCTCCAGAATGCGCTGACCGTGCACTCGACCCTCGTGGCCCAGCGGCAGAACGAGGAGATGACCCGGATGACGGAGACGTCACTGACGCAGGGCGAGGAGGTCAAGCGGATCTCCTCCTGGGCGGCGATCCTCTTCGCACCCACCCTCATCGCCTCGATCTACGGCATGAACTTCGACGTGATGCCCGAGTTGCACTGGCAGCTCGGCTACCCGTTCGCCCTCGTGCTCATGGTGGGCATGGGCGTGGGCCTGTACTGGGCGTTCAAGCGCAACCACTGGCTCTAG
- a CDS encoding MFS transporter — MSINTQLPTGDQVVQDLPWRWKVQGKIFLIGGLGFMFDAWDVTLNAYLIPLLIGDWGLSSGQAAWIATSNLIGMAVGAFAWGSVADIIGRKKAFTLTLLVFSVFTVLGAFSPDIVWFCVFRFLAGFGLGGCIPVDYALVGEFTPRRQRGRVLTAMDAWWPVGAFLCGVVTTAVVAQFGDWRYAMLVMVLPALLVFWVRRGVPESPLYLVQRGRQEEAREVIDGLVARTGATERAWRLPDPEDIPRLSLGSISGQLTGLWRYDWRITLTAWSLFLTILLVYYGALTWMPRILIASGYAQSVAFITTTFMTGVGFLGVVAAALLVERIGRKWLLAITGPGSALLLVAFALTLDLPAVATAWLLGFGFVVQVAIPVLYTYVSELYPTELRGSGFGWASTVSRVGAGLVPLIFGTLLWPLLGLPLTFALTGGLVLLAVVFMAFNAPETRSARLH, encoded by the coding sequence ATGAGCATCAACACACAGCTCCCCACCGGCGACCAGGTGGTGCAGGACCTCCCCTGGCGCTGGAAGGTCCAGGGGAAGATCTTCCTCATCGGCGGCCTCGGCTTCATGTTCGACGCCTGGGACGTCACCCTCAACGCCTACCTGATCCCCCTGCTCATCGGCGACTGGGGGCTCTCCTCCGGCCAGGCCGCGTGGATCGCGACGTCGAACCTGATCGGCATGGCCGTCGGCGCGTTCGCCTGGGGGTCGGTGGCGGACATCATCGGCCGCAAGAAGGCGTTCACCCTGACGCTGCTCGTCTTCTCCGTCTTCACGGTGCTCGGGGCGTTCTCCCCCGACATCGTCTGGTTCTGCGTGTTCCGGTTCCTCGCGGGCTTCGGCCTCGGCGGCTGCATCCCGGTGGACTACGCACTGGTCGGCGAGTTCACCCCGCGGCGCCAGCGCGGCCGGGTCCTCACGGCCATGGACGCGTGGTGGCCCGTGGGCGCCTTTTTGTGCGGGGTGGTGACGACGGCGGTCGTCGCGCAGTTCGGCGACTGGCGCTACGCGATGCTCGTCATGGTGCTCCCCGCGCTCCTCGTGTTCTGGGTGCGGCGTGGTGTTCCCGAGTCCCCGCTCTACCTCGTGCAGCGCGGTCGGCAGGAGGAGGCACGGGAGGTCATCGACGGCCTCGTCGCCCGGACCGGCGCGACGGAGCGCGCCTGGCGCCTGCCCGATCCGGAGGACATCCCCCGCCTGTCCCTCGGCAGCATCTCGGGGCAGCTCACCGGCCTGTGGCGCTACGACTGGCGCATCACGCTGACCGCGTGGAGCCTGTTCCTCACGATCCTGCTCGTCTACTACGGCGCGCTGACGTGGATGCCGCGGATCCTCATCGCCTCCGGCTACGCCCAGTCCGTCGCGTTCATCACCACCACGTTCATGACGGGTGTCGGCTTCCTCGGGGTCGTCGCCGCAGCCCTGCTCGTGGAGCGGATCGGCCGGAAGTGGCTCCTCGCCATCACGGGCCCGGGATCGGCGCTGCTCCTCGTGGCCTTCGCACTGACCCTGGACCTGCCCGCCGTGGCGACGGCCTGGCTGCTCGGCTTCGGGTTCGTGGTGCAGGTGGCCATCCCCGTGCTCTACACGTACGTCTCGGAGCTGTACCCCACGGAACTGCGGGGCAGCGGCTTCGGCTGGGCCTCGACCGTCTCCCGGGTGGGCGCGGGCCTCGTGCCGCTGATCTTCGGCACCCTGCTCTGGCCGCTCCTCGGCCTCCCGCTCACATTCGCCCTCACGGGCGGGCTCGTGCTGCTGGCCGTGGTGTTCATGGCGTTCAACGCCCCGGAGACCAGGAGCGCGCGGCTGCACTGA